A segment of the Flavobacteriales bacterium genome:
ATCACCGGCGGCTTCAACTTCCAGGCGGCGTGGAGCACGGGCTGGCTGGCGGGGCGTGCGGCGGCCCAGGGCGCTTGAGTTCGCAAGCACACTTGCCCCCGTGGTCAAGGAGAAGGGCCCCGCCTCACGGAACCCTTCAGGATTTCGGGGCGGCAATGCCCTACTTCCGGTCCTTCAGGGCGACGTAATCGCGCTTGGTGGCACCGGTATAGATCTGGCGCGGGCGGCCGATGGGCTCCTTGTTCTGCACCATCTCCATCCATTGCGCGATCCAGCCGGGCAGGCGTCCGAGCGCGAACATCACGGTGAACATGCGGGTGGGGATCCCGATGGCGCGGTAGATGATGCCGCTGTAGAAATCGACATTCGGGTAGAGCTTGCGGCTGATGAAGTAATCGTCCTTCAGCGCAATCTCCTCCAATTGCTTGGCGATCTCGAGCACGGGGTCATTCACGCCCATCTTCTTCAGCACCTCATCGCAGCTCTTCTTGATGATCTTGGCGCGCGGGTCGAAGTTCTTGTACACGCGGTGCCCGAAGCCGAAGAGGCGGAAAGGGTCATTCTTGTCCTTGGCCTTGTCCACCCACTTCTGGATGTCGCCGCCATCGTTGCGGATGGTCTCGAGCATCTCGATCACTTCCTGGTTGGCGCCGCCGTGCAATGGTCCCCAGAGTGCCGCGATGCCCGCGCTCACGGCACTGTAGAGGTTGGCCTGGCTGCTGCCCACGATGCGCACCGTGCTGGTGCTGCAGTTCTGCTCATGGTCAGCATGCAGGATCAGCAGCGTGTTCAGCGCGTTGGCCACCACGGGATCCACCTTGTAATCCTCGGTGGGCAGGGCGAACATCATGTGCAGGAAGTTCTCCACGTAGCCCAATTTGTTGTTGGGGTACATGTAGGGGTGGCCAAGGTTGTTCTTGTAGCTGATGGCCGCCAGCGTCGGCATCTTGGCGATGAGCCGGTAAATGGTGCGCATCACCTGCGGCTGCGGCCGGTGCGGGTCCTGGCTGCGCGGGTAGAATGTGCTCAGCGAGTTCACCATCGCCGAGAGGATGCCCATGGGGTGGGCATTGCTCGGGAAGAACTCGAAGAAGTGCTTCATGTCCTCGTGCACCAGCGAGTGGTAGCGGATGTTTCCCTCGAACTCATCGAGCTGCTTCTTGTTCGGAAGCTCACCGAAGAGCAACAGGTAGCTCACCTCGACGAAGCTCGCTTTCTCGGCCAGTTGCTCGATGGGGTAGCCGCGGTAGCTCAGGATGCCCTCCTCGCCATCGAGGAAGGTGATGGCGCTGGTGGTGGCGCCGGTGTTCTTATAGCCGAAGTCGAGCGTGATGTAGCCGGTCTCGTCGCGCAGTTTGCTGATATCGATGGCCTTCTCGCCTTCGCTGCCGGTGAATACAGGGAACTCGTAGGTCTTGCCGTTGAGGATGATCTGCGCCTTCTCGCTCATCGCCGCTAAGTGAAAGGGGTGGGTGTTTATTGAATGGCCGCTAATGTAGCCTCCGGACATGCACCCTTCGCAGGTGGTTCGCATGAAACGCGGAAGCCCCGCATCGGCGGGACTTCCAAGAGTGAGGCCGTGGCCCTCAGGGCGCCGCCCACTTGGCCTTGAAGCCGCTCAGGAAGGCCTGGTACTCCTGGGCCTTGTAGTGGCCTTCGCCGAAGTAGTGCAGGATGGGCTCGATCTGCGGCGGGTCCATCAGCCCCTGCACCGGCGCCAGCACATTGAGGTCGCTGTCCAGGTAAACGATCGTGGGGTAGGCGATGCGGCCCTGCACATTGGCGATGGCCATGGTGAGCTGGTGGGTGCCGTTGCGTCCCTGCCTCATGGCCGGGTTGTAGTCCGGGTTCTCGAACTTCTGCCCTTTGAAGGTCACCGGGTCGCCGCTCTCGGCATTGAACTTCACCGGATAGAAGTGCTTGTTCACGTAATCGGCCACGCGGGCATCGCTGAAGGTGCGGGCATCGAGCATGCGGCAGGGGCCGCACCAGCTGGTGTACACATCCACGAACAGCGGCTTGGGGCTCTTCTTGGCGGCGGCTTGGGCCTGCTCCATGCTCATCCATTGGATGCCGCCTGCTGGCGCGGGCTTCGGGTCCTGAGCGATGAGGCTGGTGGCCAACAGGCCCGTGAGGGCGAGGGTGATGATGCGGGTTTGCATGCGGTTGAGTTGCGGGTTGCGCAGATCAATGACCGTGCCGGGTCAACCGCGGCCGTGCATCATGCGCTTCAGGATCGGGCTCAAGGCCAGCAGCAGAAGGCCCGCGATCAAGGAGAGCATCACGAACATCATCACGAAATCGTAGAGGTTGGTGATCGTGAATCCCGCAAAGCTCGGGTACACCTCGGCGATCTTCATTTCCTTCAGCACGGCCAGTTGCTCCGGGGTGGCCACCACGGTCTTCTCCAGGATCCCCTTGAGGTCGATGCCTGCAGCCTCGGCCTCGATGTACTTGGGACCGGTGGGCGGCAACAACGAACCCAGTGTGCCGGTGAGCGCATAGCCCGCCGCGCTGCTCACGAACCACACGCCCATGAGCATGCTGGCGAAGCGCTTCGGCGAGAGCTTGCTCACCAACGAGAGGCCGATGGGCGATAGGCAGAGCTCGCCCCAAGTGTGGAAGAGGTACATGATCACCAAGGTCCAGATGCTGATCTTGGCGGTGTTCGAGAGGCCATCGACGGCCTGCGCGAGGATGAAGTATCCCACGGCCATGAGCAATAGGCCGATGGCCTGCTTCACCGGGGCGATGGGATCGCGCTTGCCCAGTTGCACCCACAGCCAGCTGAAGGGGAATGCGAAGAGGATGATGAAGATGGCGTTGAAGTTCTGCACCTGGCTCGGCGGCATGTTCCAGCCGAACAGGTTGGTGTCCGTCTGCTGATCGGCGATGAAGGTGAGCGAACTGCCCGCCTGCTCGAAGCAGGCCCAGAAGAAGATCACGAAGAAGCACACCACATACAGCACAAGGATGCGGTCGCGCTCGATCCGCGTGATGGTCTTGTCTGCGATGATCAAGTAAGCCAGGGCCAGGCCAGCGGCATAGATGAACGGATAGAGCCACACCTTGATGGGGTTCTGCACTTCGGCAGTCGGGTCGAGATTCAGGTAGTGGAATAGGAAGGTGAGGCCCACGGTCATCAGCACGGTGATGAGGATGGAGGCCGTGCTGAAATGCGCCTTCTCGCTCTCAGCGCCTTCGGCCAAGGGCGCATTGCTGAAGATGGGCTTGTTGCCGATGGGCGCGCCTTCCGGCGTAACGATGTATTTGTTCTTCAGGGCATAGAAGATGGCCGTGGCCAGCAGCATGGCCA
Coding sequences within it:
- a CDS encoding peptide MFS transporter; the encoded protein is MNATAAAEVPKKHPKGLYVLFTTEMWERFNFYGMRAILSLFIAEALAYGSKESAIIYGGFLGLCYLTPMLGGYISDRFLGNRNCIMLGGLLMAIGQMLLFFSASLYSDNLELARTMLWVALLTIIFGNGFFKPNISSMVGSLYPSNDNRLDAAFTIFYMGINIGAFLGNFICSTVGDIKVDGVRDLSAFKWGFMAAGVAMLLATAIFYALKNKYIVTPEGAPIGNKPIFSNAPLAEGAESEKAHFSTASILITVLMTVGLTFLFHYLNLDPTAEVQNPIKVWLYPFIYAAGLALAYLIIADKTITRIERDRILVLYVVCFFVIFFWACFEQAGSSLTFIADQQTDTNLFGWNMPPSQVQNFNAIFIILFAFPFSWLWVQLGKRDPIAPVKQAIGLLLMAVGYFILAQAVDGLSNTAKISIWTLVIMYLFHTWGELCLSPIGLSLVSKLSPKRFASMLMGVWFVSSAAGYALTGTLGSLLPPTGPKYIEAEAAGIDLKGILEKTVVATPEQLAVLKEMKIAEVYPSFAGFTITNLYDFVMMFVMLSLIAGLLLLALSPILKRMMHGRG
- a CDS encoding thioredoxin family protein → MQTRIITLALTGLLATSLIAQDPKPAPAGGIQWMSMEQAQAAAKKSPKPLFVDVYTSWCGPCRMLDARTFSDARVADYVNKHFYPVKFNAESGDPVTFKGQKFENPDYNPAMRQGRNGTHQLTMAIANVQGRIAYPTIVYLDSDLNVLAPVQGLMDPPQIEPILHYFGEGHYKAQEYQAFLSGFKAKWAAP
- a CDS encoding citrate synthase, whose protein sequence is MSEKAQIILNGKTYEFPVFTGSEGEKAIDISKLRDETGYITLDFGYKNTGATTSAITFLDGEEGILSYRGYPIEQLAEKASFVEVSYLLLFGELPNKKQLDEFEGNIRYHSLVHEDMKHFFEFFPSNAHPMGILSAMVNSLSTFYPRSQDPHRPQPQVMRTIYRLIAKMPTLAAISYKNNLGHPYMYPNNKLGYVENFLHMMFALPTEDYKVDPVVANALNTLLILHADHEQNCSTSTVRIVGSSQANLYSAVSAGIAALWGPLHGGANQEVIEMLETIRNDGGDIQKWVDKAKDKNDPFRLFGFGHRVYKNFDPRAKIIKKSCDEVLKKMGVNDPVLEIAKQLEEIALKDDYFISRKLYPNVDFYSGIIYRAIGIPTRMFTVMFALGRLPGWIAQWMEMVQNKEPIGRPRQIYTGATKRDYVALKDRK